A single window of Gammaproteobacteria bacterium DNA harbors:
- a CDS encoding Slp family lipoprotein: MVKIAHRSNLRYAGPALVALLTACATTPPSALQGTFSTLTPQQSLTQAATGQSVRWGGEIIQTLPGKDETCFEIIARPLDGTARPILGDNAQQGRFIACSQGFYDPEVYAKGRELTVAGRLRSPTQGKIGEYEYHYPRVEIDRLQLWPLRVRVYDYPPYYYDPFYDPFYDPFWPFGHPRRWR; encoded by the coding sequence ATGGTGAAAATAGCTCATAGATCGAATCTTCGTTACGCCGGACCGGCACTCGTCGCGTTGTTAACTGCGTGCGCCACCACACCGCCGTCCGCCTTACAGGGCACATTCTCCACCCTCACCCCGCAGCAGTCCCTTACACAGGCCGCGACGGGCCAGTCGGTACGCTGGGGTGGCGAGATCATCCAAACCCTGCCGGGCAAAGACGAGACCTGCTTCGAGATCATCGCCCGTCCGCTCGACGGCACGGCTCGCCCCATCCTCGGCGACAATGCGCAGCAGGGCCGCTTTATCGCCTGCAGCCAGGGTTTTTACGACCCCGAGGTATACGCCAAGGGGCGTGAGCTGACGGTAGCCGGCCGGCTCCGCTCGCCCACTCAGGGCAAAATCGGCGAGTACGAGTACCATTATCCGCGCGTTGAGATAGACAGGCTGCAGCTGTGGCCGCTGCGTGTCAGGGTTTATGACTACCCGCCGTATTACTACGACCCCTTCTATGATCCCTTTTATGATCCGTTCTGGCCGTTTGGGCATCCCCGGCGCTGGCGATGA
- a CDS encoding Slp family lipoprotein, whose protein sequence is MTVTKHALGLFAMMLTACAATSPFGSAKLSGTDKTLSYQQAVTDSGPLRGRRIVWGGSIIATRNLAQHTEVVVLAYPLDAQAQPLISKSALGRFVLIWPGYLESADYAPGRRLSVIGDLDGLRDELLGGSRHTYPVIQAQYLYLWPLETGPAVSPRFHIGVGVGVRL, encoded by the coding sequence ATGACTGTGACGAAGCACGCCTTGGGTCTATTCGCGATGATGCTGACGGCCTGCGCCGCTACATCCCCGTTTGGCAGCGCAAAGCTGTCCGGGACGGACAAGACCCTCTCGTATCAACAGGCCGTAACGGATTCCGGGCCGCTGCGCGGCCGGCGCATCGTGTGGGGCGGCAGCATCATCGCCACGCGCAATCTGGCGCAGCACACCGAGGTGGTGGTGCTCGCCTATCCCTTGGATGCGCAGGCGCAGCCGCTCATCTCGAAATCCGCACTCGGCCGCTTCGTCCTGATCTGGCCCGGCTATCTGGAGTCAGCGGACTATGCGCCCGGCCGCCGGCTGAGCGTCATCGGTGATCTGGACGGTCTTCGTGACGAGCTGCTGGGGGGATCCCGCCACACCTACCCGGTGATACAGGCTCAATATCTCTATCTATGGCCGCTCGAAACCGGACCGGCAGTTTCGCCCCGCTTCCATATTGGCGTGGGAGTAGGTGTCAGATTGTGA
- the tldD gene encoding metalloprotease TldD: protein MNTSIEIARNLILAPSGMDEAALYNVLDQIMHHRIDSADMYFQSSRQESWHLEDGIVKEGSHNIEQGVGVRAVSGEKTGFAYSDEILLPALTQAAKTARAIARNGQHGSVKSWQGKAGHALYVPLDPVATLTETGKVQLLHLLDSEARRLDPRIKQVMVSLAAEQDVILVVGSDGAFAADVRPLVRLNVSVIAEQGGRREQGSAGGGGRVSYQYFLDSERGLGYAREAVRQALVNLEAVAAPAGTMQVVLGPGWPGVLLHEAIGHGLEGDFNRKGSSAFAGRIGERVASEQCTVVDDGTLENRRGSLNLDDEGTPTQCTTLIENGILKGYIHDKLNARLMGVKPTGNGRRESYAHLPMPRMTNTYMLAGGYSPDEIIRSVDKGLYAVNFGGGQVDITSGKFVFSASEAYLIENGRITRPVKGATLIGNGPDVLMRVSMVGNDLELDTGVGTCGKEGQSVPVGVGQPTLRIDGLTVGGTA, encoded by the coding sequence ATGAATACCTCCATCGAAATCGCCCGCAATCTGATCCTGGCGCCCTCCGGCATGGACGAGGCCGCGCTTTATAACGTGCTCGACCAGATCATGCATCACCGCATTGACAGCGCCGACATGTATTTTCAATCCAGCCGCCAGGAGTCGTGGCATCTGGAAGACGGCATCGTCAAGGAAGGCAGCCACAATATCGAACAGGGCGTGGGCGTGCGCGCGGTCAGCGGCGAAAAAACCGGCTTCGCCTATTCCGACGAAATCCTGTTGCCGGCGCTGACCCAGGCCGCCAAGACCGCACGCGCCATTGCGCGCAACGGTCAGCACGGCAGCGTCAAAAGCTGGCAGGGCAAGGCGGGTCATGCGCTGTATGTGCCCCTCGACCCGGTAGCCACGCTCACCGAAACCGGCAAGGTGCAGCTTTTGCACCTGCTGGACAGCGAGGCGCGCCGGCTCGACCCGCGCATCAAGCAGGTGATGGTGAGCCTGGCCGCTGAACAGGACGTGATCTTAGTGGTAGGCAGCGACGGCGCATTTGCCGCCGACGTGCGGCCGCTGGTGCGGCTCAACGTGAGCGTGATCGCGGAGCAAGGCGGCCGGCGTGAACAGGGCAGTGCGGGCGGTGGCGGGCGGGTGAGTTACCAGTACTTTCTCGACAGCGAGCGCGGTCTCGGCTACGCACGCGAAGCCGTGCGGCAGGCCTTGGTGAATTTGGAAGCGGTGGCGGCGCCCGCCGGCACCATGCAGGTGGTGCTGGGCCCCGGCTGGCCGGGCGTGCTGCTGCACGAGGCCATCGGCCACGGCCTGGAGGGCGACTTCAATCGCAAGGGCAGCTCCGCCTTCGCGGGACGCATCGGCGAACGGGTGGCCTCGGAACAGTGCACGGTGGTGGACGACGGCACGCTCGAAAACCGGCGCGGCTCGCTAAACCTCGACGACGAAGGCACACCGACACAGTGCACCACGCTCATCGAAAACGGCATCCTCAAGGGCTATATCCACGACAAGCTGAATGCACGTCTGATGGGCGTCAAGCCGACCGGCAACGGGCGGCGTGAATCCTACGCGCATCTACCCATGCCGCGCATGACCAACACCTACATGCTGGCGGGCGGCTATTCGCCGGATGAAATCATCCGCTCGGTGGACAAGGGCCTGTACGCCGTCAACTTCGGCGGCGGCCAGGTGGACATCACCTCCGGCAAGTTCGTATTCTCGGCGAGCGAGGCCTATCTGATTGAGAACGGCAGAATTACAAGACCCGTGAAGGGTGCGACCCTGATTGGCAACGGCCCGGATGTGCTCATGCGCGTGTCCATGGTCGGCAACGATCTGGAGCTCGACACCGGCGTCGGCACCTGCGGCAAGGAAGGTCAAAGCGTGCCGGTGGGCGTCGGCCAGCCGACGCTGCGGATTGATGGGTTGACGGTGGGCGGGACGGCGTAG
- a CDS encoding molybdopterin-dependent oxidoreductase, giving the protein MNKINRRNFIFRALGGISALFLAGCDKLSRNDGFVRMLESAEQLTYRVQRLVTARNAMAKEFSAADLSPVFRSNGTDNPDSPEYRALAANEFINWRLEVTGLVEHPGSLSLAELHSLPARTQITRHDCVEGWSAIGKWKGVRLGTVLERVKPLPNARYVMFYCADPMDEDGKKYYESVDMEDAYHPQTILAYELNDKPLPIANGAPLRLRVERQLGYKHAKYLMKIELVESFEKIADGNGGYWEDEGYEWYAGI; this is encoded by the coding sequence ATGAACAAAATAAATCGCCGCAATTTTATTTTCAGGGCCCTCGGAGGGATCTCAGCGCTGTTTTTGGCAGGCTGCGACAAGCTGTCCCGCAACGACGGATTCGTACGGATGCTGGAAAGCGCCGAGCAACTTACCTATCGCGTTCAACGCCTGGTCACGGCGCGCAACGCGATGGCGAAGGAATTCAGCGCAGCGGATCTCTCCCCGGTATTTCGCAGCAACGGCACCGACAATCCAGACAGTCCCGAGTATCGGGCGCTCGCCGCCAATGAGTTTATCAACTGGCGTCTGGAGGTCACAGGGCTGGTCGAACACCCAGGCAGCCTTTCCTTGGCCGAATTGCACTCACTGCCTGCACGCACGCAGATCACCCGCCACGATTGCGTGGAGGGCTGGAGCGCCATCGGCAAGTGGAAGGGCGTGCGGCTCGGCACCGTGCTGGAGCGGGTCAAGCCGCTGCCCAATGCCCGCTATGTGATGTTTTATTGCGCCGATCCGATGGATGAGGACGGTAAGAAATATTACGAAAGCGTAGACATGGAAGATGCCTATCATCCGCAGACGATCTTGGCCTACGAGCTCAACGATAAGCCGCTGCCCATCGCCAACGGCGCGCCGCTGCGGCTGCGCGTGGAGCGCCAGCTCGGTTACAAACACGCTAAATATCTGATGAAGATCGAGCTGGTGGAGAGCTTTGAGAAGATCGCCGACGGCAATGGCGGCTACTGGGAAGATGAAGGCTACGAGTGGTATGCGGGGATTTAG
- a CDS encoding cytochrome b/b6 domain-containing protein: MNNKTAIWIYRHSLPVRLMHWVNVLCLIILVMSGLQIFNAHPSLYWGERSDPGKALLSLKAMRDESGQLIGMTRVLDYAYDTTGVLGVSTNGAGQTRARGFPDWATLPGSQWLAMGRRWHLFFAWLFVVNGLLFVLYAIISRHLANDLIPWWKDLRGIGRSVLDHLLFRHPKGEAARRYNVLQKITYILVIFGLGPLIVLTGLSMSPMLNASFPELLTLFDGRQSARTIHFITAFAFIAFVLIHVFMVLISGVWNNLRSMITGWYTVRS; the protein is encoded by the coding sequence ATGAATAATAAAACCGCAATCTGGATCTATCGTCACAGCCTGCCGGTCCGTCTGATGCACTGGGTCAATGTGTTGTGCCTCATAATTTTGGTGATGAGCGGCCTACAAATCTTCAACGCCCATCCCTCTCTCTACTGGGGCGAACGCTCCGATCCGGGCAAGGCCCTGCTCAGCCTGAAGGCCATGCGCGATGAGAGCGGCCAGTTGATTGGCATGACCCGCGTCCTCGATTACGCGTATGACACCACGGGCGTCCTCGGCGTCTCGACGAACGGCGCGGGACAAACACGCGCCCGCGGATTTCCCGACTGGGCTACCCTACCCGGCTCGCAGTGGCTCGCGATGGGGCGGCGCTGGCACCTGTTTTTCGCCTGGCTGTTTGTCGTAAACGGCCTGCTGTTCGTACTCTACGCTATCATCAGCCGGCACCTTGCCAATGACCTCATCCCCTGGTGGAAGGATCTTCGCGGCATCGGCCGCTCCGTGCTCGATCATCTTCTGTTCCGCCATCCCAAGGGTGAGGCCGCGCGCCGCTACAACGTGCTGCAGAAGATCACCTATATCCTGGTGATCTTCGGCCTGGGGCCGCTGATCGTACTCACCGGCTTGTCCATGTCGCCGATGCTGAACGCCTCCTTTCCCGAATTGTTGACGCTATTCGACGGCCGGCAATCGGCCCGCACGATTCATTTTATCACCGCCTTCGCCTTCATCGCCTTTGTGCTGATTCACGTCTTCATGGTGCTGATCAGCGGTGTCTGGAATAATCTGCGCTCCATGATTACCGGCTGGTATACGGTGCGCTCATGA
- the argF gene encoding ornithine carbamoyltransferase: MAVRHFLTLADLTAAELHTLIRRAIELKNMLRAGERYEPLKNKVLALIFEKSSTRTRVSFESGMIQFGGGAIFLSPQDTQLGRGEPVEDTARVLSRMVDAIVVRTFAHEKLERFAAHSQVPVINALTDTYHPCQLLADIQTYVEQRGDIKGKTVAWVGDGNNMCHSYIEAARLFEFNLRIASPPGYDPARALLKAGAKNAKLVRDPREAVKDADLVVTDVWASMGQEQEQDTRARDFADYQVNSKLMALARPDALFMHCLPAHRGEEVSAEVIDGPQSVVWDEAENRLHAQKALLELLMGS, from the coding sequence ATGGCCGTGCGTCACTTTTTGACCCTGGCGGACCTCACCGCCGCCGAACTGCATACATTGATTCGGCGCGCGATAGAGCTCAAGAACATGCTGCGCGCCGGCGAGCGTTACGAACCGTTGAAAAATAAAGTGCTGGCGCTGATCTTCGAGAAATCCTCGACGCGCACCCGGGTGTCTTTCGAGAGCGGCATGATCCAGTTTGGCGGCGGCGCGATCTTTTTGTCACCGCAGGATACCCAGCTCGGACGCGGCGAGCCGGTGGAGGATACCGCGCGCGTACTGTCGCGGATGGTGGACGCCATCGTAGTGCGCACCTTCGCCCACGAAAAGCTGGAGCGCTTCGCGGCGCACTCGCAGGTGCCGGTCATCAATGCACTCACCGATACCTACCATCCCTGTCAGTTGCTCGCCGACATTCAGACTTACGTCGAGCAGCGCGGCGACATCAAGGGCAAGACCGTGGCCTGGGTGGGTGACGGCAACAATATGTGTCACTCCTATATCGAGGCGGCGCGGCTGTTTGAGTTTAACCTGCGCATCGCCTCACCGCCGGGCTACGATCCGGCCCGTGCCCTGCTCAAGGCAGGCGCGAAGAACGCCAAACTGGTCCGCGATCCGCGTGAGGCCGTGAAAGACGCCGACCTGGTCGTCACCGATGTCTGGGCGAGCATGGGCCAGGAACAGGAGCAGGATACACGCGCCCGCGATTTTGCGGATTATCAGGTGAACTCCAAGCTCATGGCGCTCGCCAGACCGGACGCACTGTTCATGCACTGCCTGCCTGCACATCGCGGCGAAGAGGTGAGCGCCGAAGTCATAGACGGCCCGCAGAGTGTGGTGTGGGATGAGGCGGAAAACCGCCTGCACGCGCAGAAGGCGCTGCTGGAACTATTGATGGGAAGCTGA
- a CDS encoding aspartate aminotransferase family protein: protein MTDSLMSTYNRLPVTFDHGAGAWLWDNHGRKYLDALSGVAVCGLGHAHPAVTEAICTQAGRLVHTSNHYGVARQEELAAELIRLSGMDKVFFCNSGAEANEAAIKLARLYGHQKGIQLPTIVVAEDSFHGRTLATLTATGNRRIQAGFEPLVQGFVRVAFNDLDALRTVARNNHNIVAVLIEPIQGEGGVNVPDEHYLSGVRALCDEYGWLMMLDEIQTGMCRTGKWFAFQHSDIKPDVMTLAKGLGNGVPIGACLALGEAAQTFKPGSHATTFGGNPLACSAALAVIHCLEQGHLAERAAVLGEHMLNGFARALAGHQQVRAIRGKGLMIGIELYRPCAELVGQALSQGLLINVTAERVVRLLPPLILTDGEADQIIEGVSTLIHAFAKAA from the coding sequence ATGACGGATTCATTAATGTCCACCTATAACCGGCTGCCGGTCACCTTCGATCACGGCGCCGGCGCCTGGTTGTGGGACAACCACGGCCGTAAATATCTCGATGCCCTCAGCGGGGTGGCGGTGTGCGGTTTAGGTCATGCCCATCCGGCGGTGACCGAGGCGATTTGTACACAGGCCGGACGCCTGGTGCACACCTCTAATCACTACGGCGTTGCGAGACAAGAAGAATTGGCGGCCGAACTGATCCGCCTGTCCGGTATGGATAAGGTGTTTTTCTGCAACTCCGGCGCGGAGGCCAACGAGGCCGCCATCAAACTCGCGCGCCTCTACGGCCATCAAAAAGGCATCCAGTTGCCTACCATCGTGGTTGCGGAGGACAGCTTCCATGGCCGCACCCTGGCCACCCTCACCGCCACCGGCAACCGCCGCATCCAGGCCGGCTTCGAGCCGCTGGTGCAAGGCTTTGTGCGGGTCGCCTTTAACGATCTCGATGCGCTGCGTACCGTCGCCAGAAACAATCACAACATCGTCGCGGTGCTGATTGAGCCCATACAGGGCGAGGGCGGCGTCAACGTCCCCGATGAACATTATCTCAGCGGCGTGCGCGCCTTGTGCGATGAATACGGTTGGCTCATGATGCTTGACGAGATTCAAACCGGCATGTGCCGCACCGGCAAGTGGTTCGCCTTCCAGCACAGCGATATAAAACCCGATGTCATGACGCTGGCCAAGGGACTCGGCAACGGCGTACCGATCGGCGCCTGCCTTGCGCTAGGCGAGGCCGCGCAGACCTTTAAGCCCGGCAGTCATGCGACCACCTTTGGCGGAAATCCCCTGGCGTGCAGTGCGGCGCTAGCCGTGATTCACTGCTTGGAGCAGGGGCATCTCGCGGAGCGCGCCGCTGTCTTGGGCGAGCACATGCTCAACGGCTTTGCGCGCGCACTGGCCGGTCATCAGCAGGTACGGGCCATCCGCGGCAAGGGCCTGATGATCGGTATCGAATTGTATCGTCCCTGCGCCGAGCTGGTCGGCCAGGCGCTTTCACAGGGTCTGCTCATCAACGTCACCGCCGAGAGAGTGGTGCGGCTGTTGCCGCCGCTTATCCTCACTGACGGTGAGGCCGACCAGATCATCGAGGGTGTGAGTACATTGATACACGCCTTTGCCAAAGCCGCCTAG
- a CDS encoding urate hydroxylase PuuD, with product MEWLPLLERWVHFLAGIVWIGLLYYFNFVQAPAMAAAAADQGGPGGAGITKYVLPRALLWFRWSALVTWLAGAALLGPRFVPAFTLQGNDAIIGLGAWLGTIMLLNVWGIIWPNQKKVLGLKPATDAEKAKARRAAFLASRTNTALSIPMLFFMGASGHGVTLFT from the coding sequence ATGGAATGGTTACCGCTACTCGAACGCTGGGTCCATTTTCTCGCAGGCATCGTCTGGATCGGCCTGCTATATTACTTTAACTTTGTGCAAGCACCTGCGATGGCGGCGGCCGCTGCCGATCAAGGCGGGCCGGGAGGTGCGGGCATTACCAAATATGTGCTGCCGCGTGCACTGCTCTGGTTCCGCTGGTCGGCGCTCGTCACCTGGCTCGCGGGCGCTGCGTTGTTAGGGCCACGCTTTGTGCCTGCCTTCACGCTTCAGGGCAACGATGCCATCATCGGCTTAGGCGCCTGGCTGGGCACGATTATGCTGTTGAATGTATGGGGAATAATTTGGCCGAACCAGAAAAAGGTGTTGGGGCTCAAACCCGCTACGGACGCCGAGAAGGCCAAGGCGCGCCGCGCGGCCTTTCTTGCTTCACGCACCAACACCGCGCTTTCTATCCCCATGCTGTTCTTTATGGGCGCCTCGGGCCACGGCGTGACACTGTTTACCTGA
- a CDS encoding N-acetylglutaminylglutamine amidotransferase produces MCGISGELRFDGLAPDRRAVERMTAALARRGPDDSGYYQDGPLAFGHRRLAIIDLSQRSHQPMGDNELGLNIVFNGTIYNYKLLRAELQTHGFQFLSDGDTEVILKAYAAWGERCVERLHGMFAFAIWDGGKQTLFLARDRLGIKPLYYTHSQNYLRFASTTQALLDAGEVDMRLDPIALHHQLTLHAVVPAPRTILQGIRKLAPATTMTVDTQARITTRPYWRLDAQRPPQPKSEQEWIEAIHQKLREAVEKRRVIADVPVGVLLSGGLDSSLIVALLAEAGQKNLLTFSIGFEDVGAEKGSEFEFSDQVAERYATQHHRFLIPNREVLARLPECVRNMSEPMVGQDAVAFYLLAERVAKEVKVVQSGQGADEVFGGYFWYPLMEAERGSDLERFRKHYFDRTHQEFLETVAPDYHGADHSARLVEQLLAEPGADTFMDRVLRMDVATLIVDDPVKRVDNMTMAWGLEARVPFLDHELVELAAGMPPELKLKSGGKHPLKVIARGLLPDAVIDRPKGYFPMPALKYVRGEFLNFMREVLHSEACRQRGLFQRPYVEKLLAAPEQHMTPLNGSKLWQLALLEYWLQVNVDG; encoded by the coding sequence ATGTGCGGAATTAGCGGCGAACTGAGATTTGACGGCCTGGCGCCGGATAGGCGCGCGGTGGAACGCATGACCGCGGCGCTTGCCCGGCGCGGTCCGGACGACAGCGGCTATTATCAAGACGGCCCGCTTGCCTTCGGCCATCGCAGGCTCGCGATCATTGATTTATCGCAACGCTCGCACCAGCCGATGGGGGATAACGAACTGGGCCTCAACATCGTCTTCAACGGCACTATTTACAATTACAAACTGCTGCGCGCCGAATTACAAACCCATGGCTTCCAATTCCTTTCCGACGGCGACACCGAGGTAATACTCAAGGCCTACGCCGCGTGGGGCGAACGCTGCGTAGAACGCCTGCATGGCATGTTCGCCTTCGCCATCTGGGACGGCGGCAAGCAAACACTCTTTCTGGCGCGCGACCGCCTGGGCATCAAACCGCTGTATTACACACACAGCCAAAATTATTTGCGTTTCGCCTCCACCACCCAGGCCCTGCTCGACGCGGGCGAAGTGGATATGCGCCTAGACCCCATTGCGCTCCATCATCAACTCACGCTGCATGCCGTAGTGCCCGCGCCGCGCACGATATTGCAAGGCATACGCAAGCTCGCACCCGCCACGACCATGACCGTGGATACGCAAGCCCGCATCACCACACGCCCGTATTGGCGGCTCGACGCGCAGCGTCCGCCACAGCCGAAATCCGAACAAGAGTGGATCGAAGCCATCCATCAAAAACTGCGTGAGGCGGTGGAAAAACGCCGCGTGATTGCCGACGTGCCGGTCGGCGTGTTGCTCTCCGGCGGGCTCGATTCCAGCTTGATCGTGGCGCTGCTCGCCGAGGCCGGGCAAAAAAATCTGCTTACATTTTCTATCGGCTTTGAAGATGTGGGCGCAGAAAAGGGCAGCGAGTTTGAGTTTTCGGATCAGGTCGCAGAGCGGTACGCGACACAGCACCATCGTTTTTTAATCCCCAACCGCGAAGTGCTTGCACGCCTGCCGGAGTGCGTGCGCAACATGTCCGAGCCCATGGTGGGGCAAGACGCGGTGGCGTTTTATCTGCTGGCCGAGCGCGTGGCGAAGGAAGTGAAGGTGGTGCAGAGCGGACAAGGCGCGGATGAAGTATTCGGCGGCTATTTCTGGTATCCGCTTATGGAGGCGGAGCGCGGCAGCGATCTGGAACGTTTTCGCAAACATTACTTTGACCGCACACACCAGGAATTTTTAGAAACTGTTGCGCCTGATTATCACGGCGCGGATCACAGCGCGCGGCTGGTCGAACAACTGCTTGCCGAGCCCGGAGCGGATACGTTTATGGATCGCGTGCTACGCATGGATGTCGCCACGCTGATCGTGGACGATCCGGTCAAGCGCGTGGACAACATGACCATGGCTTGGGGGCTGGAGGCGCGAGTGCCGTTTCTCGATCACGAATTGGTTGAACTCGCCGCCGGCATGCCGCCGGAATTAAAACTCAAGAGCGGCGGCAAACACCCGTTGAAGGTGATCGCACGCGGCCTGCTGCCGGACGCCGTGATTGACCGCCCCAAGGGCTATTTCCCCATGCCTGCTCTCAAATACGTGCGTGGGGAATTTCTAAATTTCATGCGCGAGGTGTTGCATTCGGAGGCCTGCCGCCAGCGCGGCCTGTTTCAACGCCCCTATGTGGAAAAACTGCTCGCCGCGCCCGAGCAACACATGACGCCGCTCAACGGCAGCAAGCTGTGGCAACTGGCGCTGCTGGAATATTGGCTGCAAGTGAATGTAGACGGTTGA
- a CDS encoding carbonic anhydrase family protein — translation MLKHRLIVAALAVALAPAAYAGADSKEQGKGHEVHWGYQGHEGPEHWGELKSEFGACKLGQTQSPIDIVSGEAKKGDLKPIEFHYAKMSNPEVLNNGHTIQVNYAPGSYAVMNGVKYDLLQFHFHAPSEETINGKHGDLNVHLVHKSAEGKLAVVGVLLNKSDKGNAVLNTIADAMPKKEGKQAAKGDINAADLLPADQAYFNFQGSLTTPPCSEGVNWHVMMSPVSITEAQLKAYTNIYPKTNRPIQPKNNRPIAASK, via the coding sequence ATGTTGAAACATCGTTTGATTGTGGCGGCGCTGGCCGTGGCGCTGGCACCGGCTGCTTACGCGGGCGCTGACAGCAAGGAGCAAGGCAAGGGACATGAAGTGCATTGGGGGTATCAAGGTCATGAAGGTCCTGAGCATTGGGGCGAGTTGAAGTCAGAGTTTGGCGCCTGCAAACTGGGTCAGACTCAGTCACCTATCGACATTGTCTCCGGCGAAGCCAAGAAGGGCGACCTGAAGCCCATCGAATTCCACTACGCCAAGATGAGCAACCCTGAAGTGCTCAACAACGGCCACACGATCCAGGTTAATTATGCTCCAGGCAGCTACGCGGTCATGAATGGCGTCAAGTACGACCTGTTGCAGTTCCACTTCCATGCGCCCAGCGAAGAGACCATCAATGGCAAGCATGGCGACCTGAACGTCCACCTGGTGCACAAGTCGGCCGAAGGCAAGCTGGCCGTTGTCGGTGTGCTGTTGAATAAGAGTGACAAGGGCAATGCCGTGCTGAACACGATCGCTGACGCCATGCCCAAGAAGGAAGGCAAGCAGGCGGCCAAGGGCGACATCAACGCCGCCGATCTGCTGCCAGCCGATCAGGCCTACTTCAACTTCCAGGGTTCTCTGACCACCCCACCCTGCTCCGAAGGGGTGAACTGGCATGTGATGATGAGTCCGGTCTCCATCACCGAGGCGCAGCTGAAGGCCTACACCAATATCTATCCAAAGACCAATCGTCCGATCCAGCCGAAGAACAACCGCCCCATCGCTGCTTCCAAGTAA
- a CDS encoding SHOCT domain-containing protein — MMSDWDHFGGWGMGFGIVFMVLFWGLVILGIAALIRWLLTQSSSDRGARGKTPLEIVQERYARGEIDREEYEQKKRDLE, encoded by the coding sequence ATGATGAGCGACTGGGACCACTTCGGCGGATGGGGAATGGGGTTTGGCATCGTGTTCATGGTGCTGTTCTGGGGGCTGGTCATTCTCGGAATCGCGGCGTTGATCCGCTGGCTGCTGACGCAGTCATCGTCAGACCGTGGCGCGCGCGGCAAGACGCCATTGGAGATCGTGCAAGAACGCTACGCCCGCGGCGAGATCGACCGGGAGGAATACGAGCAGAAAAAGCGGGATCTCGAATAA